The Acidimicrobiales bacterium genome includes a window with the following:
- the rplA gene encoding 50S ribosomal protein L1: MHKGKKYQAALERFDRQHLYSPSEAVDFVKETASASFDETAELAVRLGVDPRKADQIVRGTLSLPAGTGRTARVVVFAAGEAAAEARAAEADEVGADDLVARVEAGFLDFDVAIATPDLMGQVGKLGRVLGPRGLMPNPKTGTVTTDVGKAVAEFKGGRVEYRTDKVGNVHVRVGKASFTREQLLQNVHAVIEELMRAKPAASKGRYLRAVTISSTMGPGIRIDPARARELDEDLAASA; this comes from the coding sequence GTGCACAAGGGCAAGAAATACCAGGCCGCGCTCGAGCGCTTCGACCGGCAGCATCTCTACTCGCCTTCCGAGGCGGTGGACTTCGTGAAGGAGACGGCTTCGGCGTCCTTCGACGAGACTGCCGAGCTCGCGGTCCGGCTCGGCGTGGACCCCCGCAAGGCCGACCAGATCGTCCGGGGCACCCTGAGCCTGCCGGCGGGGACGGGCCGGACGGCCCGGGTCGTGGTGTTCGCCGCCGGCGAGGCCGCCGCCGAGGCCAGGGCGGCCGAAGCCGACGAGGTCGGCGCCGACGATCTGGTGGCCCGGGTCGAGGCCGGGTTCCTCGACTTCGACGTGGCCATCGCCACGCCCGACCTGATGGGCCAGGTGGGCAAGCTCGGACGCGTGCTCGGGCCCCGCGGCCTCATGCCGAACCCGAAGACCGGGACGGTCACGACCGACGTCGGCAAGGCCGTCGCCGAGTTCAAGGGCGGCAGGGTCGAGTACCGCACCGACAAGGTCGGCAACGTGCACGTGCGGGTGGGCAAGGCCTCCTTCACGCGCGAGCAGCTGCTCCAGAACGTCCACGCCGTGATCGAGGAGCTCATGCGGGCGAAGCCGGCCGCGTCCAAGGGCCGCTACCTGCGCGCCGTCACGATCTCCTCCACGATGGGCCCCGGCATCCGCATCGACCCGGCCCGGGCCCGAGAGCTCGACGAGGACCTCGCCGCCTCGGCGTAG
- the rplK gene encoding 50S ribosomal protein L11, with protein sequence MPPKKKKTLAVVKIQLPAGGATPAPPVGTALGPHGVQTMEFCKQYNAATENQRGTIVPVEITIYEDRSFSFVLKTPPTPALIREAAGIDKGATATGRERAGSITDAQVTQIATVKLPDLNTADIDAAKRQVAGTARSMGIAVEG encoded by the coding sequence ATGCCCCCGAAGAAGAAGAAGACCCTCGCGGTCGTGAAGATCCAGCTCCCCGCGGGGGGAGCCACGCCCGCGCCGCCGGTCGGCACGGCGCTCGGCCCGCACGGCGTGCAGACCATGGAGTTCTGCAAGCAGTACAACGCCGCCACGGAGAACCAGCGGGGCACGATCGTGCCCGTCGAGATCACCATCTACGAGGACCGCTCGTTCTCCTTCGTCCTGAAGACCCCCCCGACCCCGGCACTCATCAGGGAGGCGGCCGGTATCGACAAGGGCGCCACGGCCACGGGCCGGGAGCGGGCCGGGTCGATCACCGACGCTCAGGTCACCCAGATCGCCACGGTCAAGCTGCCCGACCTCAACACGGCCGACATCGATGCCGCCAAACGACAGGTCGCCGGCACGGCACGGTCGATGGGCATCGCCGTCGAGGGCTGA
- the nusG gene encoding transcription termination/antitermination protein NusG encodes MPLVVESPYDRPGRWFVVHTYAGYENKVKSNLESRIVSMNMEDRIFEVVIPMEDVVEFKNGKKVVVQKKVFPGYLLTRCDLDDDSWSVIRNTPGVTGFVGPGTKPTPLSRREVESILQVKVEGGSEPIKKTRPRLEYEVGETVRVKEGPFADFSGQIDEINEDQLKLKVLVNIFGRETPVELEFSQVAKL; translated from the coding sequence ATGCCGCTCGTGGTGGAGAGCCCCTACGACCGGCCTGGGCGCTGGTTCGTGGTGCACACCTACGCCGGCTACGAGAACAAGGTGAAGTCCAACCTCGAGAGCCGGATCGTCTCGATGAACATGGAGGACCGGATCTTCGAGGTCGTGATCCCCATGGAGGACGTCGTCGAGTTCAAGAACGGCAAGAAGGTGGTGGTCCAGAAGAAGGTCTTCCCCGGCTACCTCCTGACCCGCTGCGACCTCGATGACGACTCGTGGTCCGTGATCCGCAACACCCCGGGCGTGACCGGCTTCGTCGGCCCCGGGACCAAGCCCACGCCGCTGTCGCGCCGTGAGGTCGAGAGCATCCTGCAGGTGAAGGTCGAGGGTGGCTCCGAGCCCATCAAGAAGACCCGCCCCCGCCTCGAGTACGAGGTGGGCGAGACGGTGCGCGTGAAGGAAGGGCCGTTCGCGGACTTCTCGGGCCAGATCGACGAGATCAACGAGGACCAGCTCAAGCTCAAGGTGCTGGTCAACATCTTCGGCCGGGAGACGCCGGTCGAGCTCGAATTCAGCCAGGTCGCCAAGCTCTAG
- the secE gene encoding preprotein translocase subunit SecE, protein MKRMMQRQGQIEADGSPAARRTAPPRTRPTAAPETSATSRVADFFRDVRSELRQVAWPTRKEVANSATIVFLVLVLLVSLIFVLNYAFSHAVIFLFKS, encoded by the coding sequence ATGAAGCGCATGATGCAGCGCCAGGGCCAGATCGAGGCCGACGGCTCTCCCGCGGCCCGGCGCACGGCCCCGCCCCGCACCCGGCCCACCGCCGCGCCCGAGACCTCGGCCACGAGCCGTGTGGCGGACTTCTTCCGGGACGTCCGCTCCGAGCTCCGACAGGTGGCCTGGCCGACGAGGAAGGAGGTGGCGAACTCCGCCACCATCGTCTTCCTGGTCCTCGTGCTGCTCGTCAGCCTGATCTTCGTCCTGAACTACGCGTTCTCCCACGCGGTGATCTTCCTCTTCAAGTCATGA
- the rpmG gene encoding 50S ribosomal protein L33, with product MAKNEKRVQVTLACEVCKRRNYITMKNKQNDRERIELTKFCRWDRKHTLHKETR from the coding sequence ATGGCCAAGAACGAGAAGCGGGTGCAGGTGACGCTGGCCTGCGAGGTCTGCAAGCGCCGCAACTACATCACCATGAAGAACAAGCAGAACGACCGGGAGCGCATCGAGCTCACCAAGTTCTGCCGCTGGGACCGCAAGCACACCCTCCACAAGGAGACCCGCTGA
- a CDS encoding GNAT family N-acetyltransferase, with product MDVRLARVEDAEAIRAIYNAEVTGSTVTFDLEPRTGEQQLAWIAHHQGAHPAIVAVEGATVTGFGSLSAFRDRPAYATTVEDSLYVEQGWRGKGVGRLLLAQLVDLAGAHGFHTVIGRASGDNAASIALHQACGFTLVGVEREVGRKFGRWIDVAVLQRML from the coding sequence ATGGACGTCCGGCTCGCGCGAGTGGAGGACGCCGAGGCGATCCGGGCCATCTACAACGCCGAGGTCACGGGGTCGACCGTCACCTTCGACCTGGAGCCCCGGACAGGCGAGCAGCAGCTGGCCTGGATCGCCCACCACCAGGGGGCGCACCCCGCCATCGTCGCCGTCGAGGGCGCCACGGTCACCGGCTTCGGGTCGCTGTCGGCGTTCCGGGACCGGCCCGCCTACGCCACCACGGTGGAGGACTCCCTCTACGTGGAGCAGGGCTGGCGGGGGAAGGGCGTGGGCCGCCTCCTGCTCGCCCAGCTCGTCGATTTGGCGGGGGCCCACGGCTTCCACACCGTGATCGGGCGCGCCTCGGGGGACAACGCCGCCTCGATCGCTCTTCACCAGGCGTGCGGCTTCACCCTCGTCGGCGTCGAGCGGGAGGTGGGGCGGAAGTTCGGCCGCTGGATCGACGTGGCCGTCCTCCAGCGGATGCTCTGA
- the mptB gene encoding polyprenol phosphomannose-dependent alpha 1,6 mannosyltransferase MptB, whose amino-acid sequence MGVLGRTAAVGRGFDPSAVPGLDRLLNRLTVWDEAVRSRWPMSALVGPDLEPGAVAGDGSRLLVRPAILGFVAITAITAGVVQQRSPFVLKKAGAWFFGVPAVGEQGSSHWLFLGLVAVYGGLVLFMRVWYGLIRTLSKVEGVPVRKLVAVAALWILPLLLVPPLFSKDIYSYAAQGEMMSHHISPYHYGPGVLGAAPSVSLVDHFWLNTPVPYGPLFMEVDGVLTSVSMHHELVNLVLLRLLALVGVALMALSVPTLARSLGRDPSYAFTVAVLNPVTILHLVGGAHNDALMLGLLLAGLAVARRGRPVAGIVLCALAAAVKVPAALGILYIGWEWMGTGLPLRARVRPVVTAGLMAGGVMGALSLVTGLGWSWVLNLATPGTVRSWVAPATGVGILLTDLAHLVGLGVSLHGMLSVTRAAGLGVALGAGVWLLLRSDRIGSLRAMGLTLLLVVALGPVVQPWYLSWGLVLLAPVATGKVRTLIVGSSIASAFIGLPAGKQLLGDLFSADPLSVALALLVCLAILTVPLSPFDRERLLPRWRRRGGPSRPDAEPPAALDYAEA is encoded by the coding sequence ATGGGTGTACTGGGCAGGACGGCCGCCGTCGGTCGCGGCTTCGATCCCTCGGCCGTCCCCGGTCTCGACCGCCTGTTGAACCGCCTGACCGTGTGGGACGAGGCGGTGCGGTCGCGCTGGCCCATGAGCGCACTGGTGGGCCCCGACCTCGAGCCCGGCGCCGTGGCCGGCGACGGCTCGCGCCTGCTCGTGCGCCCCGCCATCCTCGGGTTCGTCGCCATCACCGCCATCACCGCGGGCGTGGTGCAGCAGCGGTCGCCCTTCGTGCTGAAGAAGGCGGGCGCGTGGTTCTTCGGCGTCCCCGCCGTCGGGGAGCAGGGCTCGTCGCACTGGCTGTTCCTCGGGCTGGTCGCCGTGTACGGCGGGCTCGTGCTCTTCATGCGCGTCTGGTACGGCCTCATCCGCACGCTCTCCAAGGTCGAGGGCGTGCCGGTCAGGAAGCTCGTCGCCGTGGCCGCGCTGTGGATCCTGCCGCTGCTGCTGGTGCCGCCGCTGTTCAGCAAGGACATCTACAGCTACGCCGCCCAGGGCGAGATGATGAGCCACCACATCAGCCCGTACCACTACGGCCCGGGCGTGCTCGGGGCGGCCCCGTCGGTGTCGCTCGTCGACCACTTCTGGCTCAACACGCCCGTCCCCTACGGGCCGCTGTTCATGGAGGTCGACGGCGTCCTCACGAGCGTGTCGATGCACCACGAGCTCGTCAACCTGGTGCTGCTGCGGCTCCTCGCCCTCGTCGGCGTGGCCCTCATGGCCCTGTCTGTCCCGACACTGGCGCGCAGCCTGGGGCGAGATCCGTCCTACGCGTTCACGGTCGCCGTGCTCAATCCGGTGACGATCCTGCATCTCGTGGGGGGTGCCCACAACGACGCCCTGATGCTCGGCCTGCTGCTGGCGGGCCTGGCCGTGGCGCGCCGCGGGAGACCCGTCGCCGGGATCGTGCTGTGCGCGCTGGCCGCCGCGGTGAAGGTGCCGGCCGCCCTCGGCATCCTCTACATCGGCTGGGAGTGGATGGGCACCGGTCTGCCCCTGCGCGCCCGCGTGCGGCCGGTGGTGACGGCGGGCCTCATGGCCGGTGGGGTGATGGGGGCGCTGTCGCTCGTCACGGGCCTCGGGTGGAGCTGGGTGCTCAACCTGGCCACGCCCGGGACGGTGCGGTCGTGGGTGGCGCCCGCCACGGGCGTGGGGATCCTCCTGACCGACCTGGCGCATCTCGTGGGCCTCGGCGTCTCCCTGCACGGCATGCTGTCGGTGACGCGCGCCGCCGGGCTCGGCGTCGCCCTGGGCGCCGGGGTGTGGCTGCTGCTTCGTTCCGACCGCATCGGGTCGCTGCGCGCCATGGGCCTGACCTTGCTGCTCGTGGTCGCCCTCGGGCCCGTCGTCCAGCCGTGGTACCTGTCGTGGGGGCTCGTGCTCCTAGCGCCGGTGGCGACGGGCAAGGTCCGCACCCTCATCGTGGGGTCGTCGATCGCGTCGGCGTTCATCGGGCTCCCGGCGGGCAAGCAGCTGCTCGGGGACCTCTTCAGCGCCGACCCCTTGTCAGTGGCGCTGGCGCTGCTCGTGTGCCTGGCGATCCTGACCGTGCCCCTGTCCCCCTTCGACCGCGAGCGCCTGCTGCCGCGGTGGCGCCGCCGGGGCGGCCCCTCGCGGCCCGACGCCGAGCCGCCCGCGGCGCTCGACTACGCCGAGGCCTGA
- a CDS encoding YajQ family cyclic di-GMP-binding protein: MPTFDVVSEVDMQEVRNAVDQANREAGTRFDFKGTDSEIELGEKDMVLRSSTEDRLRALHQVLQEKLVRREVSLKALEDGKVEEASKGTVRQRIAINAGISADHAKRINKFVKDLNLKGVSSQAQGDQLRVSGKKRDDLQGVIKALKEHDFGIPLQFQNFRD, from the coding sequence ATGCCCACCTTCGACGTCGTCTCAGAGGTCGACATGCAGGAGGTCCGCAACGCCGTCGACCAGGCCAACCGTGAAGCCGGCACCCGGTTCGACTTCAAGGGGACCGACTCCGAGATCGAGCTCGGCGAGAAGGACATGGTGCTGCGCTCTTCGACCGAGGACCGACTGCGGGCACTGCACCAGGTCCTCCAGGAGAAGCTGGTCCGGCGCGAGGTGTCGCTCAAGGCGCTCGAGGACGGCAAGGTCGAGGAGGCCTCCAAGGGGACGGTCCGCCAGCGCATCGCCATCAACGCCGGGATCTCCGCCGACCACGCCAAGCGCATCAACAAGTTCGTGAAGGACCTGAACCTGAAAGGCGTGTCGTCACAGGCGCAGGGCGACCAGCTCCGGGTGTCGGGGAAGAAGCGCGACGACCTCCAGGGCGTCATCAAGGCGCTCAAGGAGCACGACTTCGGGATCCCCCTGCAGTTCCAGAACTTCCGAGACTGA
- a CDS encoding GtrA family protein, which translates to MVDALVRLWRLYHTPTGKKLVRYAMVSVISTVVSFSILGLVYGVLRLWTEVPSTVFANLVASVPAYYLNRSWSWGKNGRSHILKEVVPFWTMSAAGLALSIFTASQAQHLSDVHHLHHFGRTVLVEGANTGAFAILWVVKFLVFNRLFKVHPVIELEAQAEAELFVEAAVEVEGAEP; encoded by the coding sequence ATGGTCGACGCCCTGGTGCGCCTGTGGCGCCTGTACCACACTCCGACGGGGAAGAAGCTCGTCCGCTACGCCATGGTGTCGGTCATCTCGACCGTGGTGTCGTTCAGCATCCTGGGCCTCGTCTACGGCGTGCTGCGTCTGTGGACGGAGGTTCCGAGCACGGTCTTCGCCAACCTGGTGGCCAGCGTCCCGGCCTACTACCTCAACCGCAGCTGGTCGTGGGGGAAGAACGGGCGCTCGCACATCCTCAAGGAGGTCGTCCCGTTCTGGACGATGTCCGCCGCCGGGCTGGCGCTGTCGATCTTCACGGCGTCCCAGGCCCAGCACCTCAGTGACGTGCACCACCTCCACCACTTCGGGCGGACGGTGCTCGTCGAGGGGGCGAACACCGGTGCCTTCGCCATCCTGTGGGTGGTGAAGTTCCTGGTCTTCAACCGCCTGTTCAAGGTGCACCCGGTCATCGAGCTCGAGGCGCAGGCCGAGGCGGAGCTGTTCGTGGAGGCGGCGGTGGAGGTCGAAGGGGCCGAGCCCTGA
- a CDS encoding family 1 glycosylhydrolase, producing the protein MPPTAFPPGFVWGTATAAHQIEGGNVNNDWWAFEHAEGTPCVESSGDACDSWHRWPEDIALVASLGLNAYRFSLEWSRIEPEDGEWSRAALDHYRRHCASCHELGIAPVVTFNHFTIPRWLAARGGWEWSEAPERFARFCERAGAHLGDLVGWACTLNEPNIVAEMGYLHEVFPPGVRDAGRRRLVNEALCRAHRGAVEALRSAPGDFPVGLTLSMTDYQAVPGGEERRDRMRRDNEDLYLHATSGDDFVGVQCYTRMRVGPDGVLPPERGVPVTQMGYEYWPQAVEATVRRAWEVTGGTPVVVTENGISADADTERVAFVTEALAAVQLCLADGIDVRGYFYWSLMDNFEWVLGYVPRFGLVEVDPVTFERRPKPSAAWFGSVARENALP; encoded by the coding sequence GTGCCGCCGACCGCCTTCCCCCCGGGCTTCGTGTGGGGGACAGCCACCGCCGCCCACCAGATCGAGGGCGGCAACGTCAACAACGACTGGTGGGCCTTCGAGCACGCCGAGGGGACGCCGTGCGTCGAGTCCAGCGGCGATGCCTGCGACTCGTGGCACCGGTGGCCCGAGGACATCGCGTTGGTGGCGTCGCTGGGCCTGAACGCCTACCGCTTCTCGCTCGAGTGGAGCCGGATCGAGCCCGAGGACGGGGAGTGGTCCCGCGCCGCACTCGACCACTACCGCCGCCACTGCGCGAGCTGCCACGAGCTCGGCATCGCACCCGTCGTGACCTTCAACCACTTCACGATTCCGCGCTGGCTGGCGGCGCGCGGCGGATGGGAGTGGTCCGAGGCCCCGGAGCGCTTCGCCCGCTTCTGCGAGCGCGCCGGCGCCCACCTCGGTGACCTCGTGGGCTGGGCGTGCACGCTGAACGAGCCCAACATCGTGGCCGAGATGGGCTACCTCCACGAGGTGTTCCCGCCCGGGGTGCGCGACGCGGGGCGCCGCCGGCTCGTCAACGAGGCGTTGTGCCGGGCGCACCGGGGTGCGGTGGAGGCCCTGCGCTCGGCGCCGGGCGACTTCCCGGTCGGCCTCACCCTGTCGATGACGGACTACCAGGCCGTGCCGGGCGGCGAGGAGCGCCGTGACCGGATGCGGCGGGACAACGAGGACCTGTACCTGCACGCCACCTCCGGTGACGACTTCGTCGGGGTGCAGTGCTACACCCGGATGCGGGTCGGGCCCGACGGGGTCCTTCCCCCCGAGCGGGGCGTGCCCGTCACCCAGATGGGCTACGAGTACTGGCCCCAGGCGGTGGAGGCCACCGTGCGGCGCGCCTGGGAGGTGACCGGCGGCACCCCCGTCGTGGTGACCGAGAACGGGATCTCGGCCGACGCCGACACCGAGCGGGTGGCCTTCGTGACCGAGGCTCTCGCCGCCGTGCAGCTGTGCCTGGCCGACGGCATCGACGTCCGCGGGTACTTCTACTGGAGCCTCATGGACAACTTCGAGTGGGTGCTCGGCTACGTCCCGCGGTTCGGGCTCGTGGAGGTGGACCCGGTGACCTTCGAACGCCGTCCCAAGCCCAGCGCGGCGTGGTTCGGGTCCGTGGCCAGGGAGAACGCCCTCCCGTAA
- a CDS encoding acyl-CoA thioesterase II: MSDALDFLVKLLDIEPIEVNIFRGVSPDEHRQRVFGGQVAAQALMAAGRTVERGRAHSLHAYFLRPGDPNVPILYEVDRIRDGRSFTTRRVVAIQHGHAIFNLAASFHVQEEGPLVHQVPMPEVPAPETLPTLHDRLEPFRDQLADWFARPHPIDQRHTGELPWMQHEAHDPVQRVWIKADGTLPDDPLLHSCVAAYASDMSLFDTMLAPHDVRWDDAEFMGASLDHCMWFHRPFRADEWLLYDMDSPSAYGARGLARGFFFTGDGTLVVSMVQEGLMRLVPKPSP; encoded by the coding sequence GTGAGCGACGCGCTGGACTTCCTGGTGAAGCTTCTCGACATCGAGCCCATCGAGGTCAACATCTTCCGCGGGGTGAGCCCCGACGAGCACCGCCAGCGGGTGTTCGGGGGCCAGGTGGCGGCCCAGGCCCTGATGGCGGCCGGGCGCACCGTGGAACGCGGCCGGGCGCACTCGCTCCACGCCTACTTCCTGCGCCCCGGCGATCCGAACGTGCCCATCCTCTACGAGGTCGACCGGATCCGCGACGGGCGCTCGTTCACCACCCGCCGCGTGGTCGCCATCCAGCACGGGCACGCCATCTTCAACCTGGCGGCCTCGTTCCACGTGCAGGAGGAGGGCCCTCTCGTCCACCAGGTGCCCATGCCGGAGGTGCCGGCGCCGGAGACGCTGCCCACGCTGCACGACCGCCTGGAGCCGTTCCGCGACCAGCTCGCCGACTGGTTCGCCCGGCCCCACCCCATCGACCAGCGGCACACGGGCGAGCTGCCCTGGATGCAGCACGAGGCGCACGACCCGGTCCAGCGGGTATGGATCAAGGCCGACGGGACGCTCCCCGACGACCCCCTGCTGCACTCGTGCGTGGCCGCCTACGCCTCGGACATGTCGCTGTTCGACACCATGCTCGCCCCCCACGACGTGCGCTGGGACGACGCCGAGTTCATGGGCGCCAGCCTCGACCACTGCATGTGGTTCCACCGGCCCTTCCGGGCCGACGAGTGGCTCCTCTACGACATGGACAGCCCGAGCGCCTACGGGGCGCGGGGGCTCGCCCGGGGATTCTTCTTCACCGGCGACGGCACCCTCGTGGTCTCCATGGTCCAGGAGGGGCTGATGCGCCTGGTGCCGAAGCCCTCGCCCTGA